From a single Nematostella vectensis chromosome 3, jaNemVect1.1, whole genome shotgun sequence genomic region:
- the LOC5507749 gene encoding ubiquitin carboxyl-terminal hydrolase 8-like, with protein MVMPSTKKQPLKDLHLASSMSELVALADPNIESNKNANPNLFCKSADKVFLKASEFDLENDEENAFVFYMRYFKIISLIKATTKYKQDKAHFDKLIGATKPIKAIDRSEKLQTSLTKRYENAKEEKEARLLLERKEKERAEASEAAKASQNKSGDNNLDDLLNGPELNSPSELYQKLQVNPSSVLQPQGIGSTDVRVTNHSETVPFLKAEDLYLIIKKEESGRNLLILDIRTQAEYAKNHIFHPSCINIPEEMLQHGVSLSNIDRRLTEKTRLMWRERGDKRHIVIVDKSTEVSQVTPDSLIQRVKNAIYKYDSNCFLQSEPLILDGGFDSWLWHYPSLATRSELPKVDSGSVPSLDSGVISNLSSLDYPELPEDEPHPAQPSTPVIKQGDPSPYGSGKEPYQNGLYPTVNAGVVSSQGTQVEPDQTDKQAGNGPITPGLSINKPSSHVIRHQTPGPSFTASNQGPGKGESQVVDGSVGSPTTMDRKTVGYDTNLVDETKVPQNSNVNRDKKDIVYAKLDFPGKPESQPGMDKRKLGDEKLDHPLPTTKQNNSSNYAELVFPGKPGGPPVSQVQGFAPGNGTRNITKENTGKETSKTQQPEPRVPKSSGFITTAGLPHGWEKAVDQTTGRIFYRDHNTQTTHWNPPQTTQKPTLLPTRLLTPAQPSNITQAQTSHRTTEINGSISTVGRPDGAVARPQPHRSAEPSIPTPHTMQQGQPPAIEIKQQPQPPAVEPPPEPKPKAKPATPDRLLQPTKSNLRRSLSSPNLAKLEDVPLRPEINRSAKPVEPSPVPAKPSFTRSTKPVTLKLDSLNPIHGGLGCGLTGLRNLGNTCYMNSVLQCLFNTAPLAAYFVSGAFRDDINKENPLGTRGELAEQFSILVRATNCGRFKSLSPLEFKRLIGRIKTSFAGYDQQDSQEFLALMMDKLHEDVCQIRHKPYLKAPDDNIDPAEAANITWDNHRKRNESLMLNLFDGMFKSTVRCLVCAKDSVTYETFSNLTLPLPGNSNHCSLRDCIKLFTRAERMSGDDMWYCPRCKQHRVASKQLQIWRLPPILIVHLKRFQYDGMWRQKLQTAVSFPVDGLDMSGYITGPTKRPAYHLYGVSNHYGTMHGGHYTAFCKNAHNQRWFKFDDQVVTEMSANDIVSSAAYLLFYTSFEFTPPKLI; from the exons ATGGTCATGCCTTCTACCAAGAAGCAGCCTTTAAAGGACTTGCACTTAGCCAGCTCGATGTCAGAGCTTGTAGCGTTAGCCGATCCTAACATCGAATCTAACAAGAACGCAAATCCAAACTT gTTTTGCAAATCTGCTGATAAGGTTTTCCTAAAGGCAAGTGAGTTTGATctggaaaatgatgaagagAATGCTTTTGTGTTCTACATGCGCTACTTTAAGATCATCTCCCTCATCAAGGCTACAACCAAGTACAAACAAGATAAG GCACACTTTGACAAACTTATTGGTGCAACAAAACCAATTAAGGCCATTGACAGGTCAGAGAAGCTTCAGACAAGTCTCACAAAGAG GTATGAAAATGCAAAAGAGGAAAAAGAAGCTAGACTTTTGCtggaaagaaaagagaaag AAAGAGCTGAGGCATCAGAAGCAGCTAaagcaagccaaaataaaag TGGTGACAATAATCTGGATGACTTGTTAAATGGCCCAGAACTCAACTCTCCTTCAGAGCTTTATCAGAAGCTTCAG GTTAATCCATCATCTGTCTTACAACCACAAGGAATAGGCAGTACAGATG TCAGAGTCACTAATCATAGTGAGACGGTTCCCTTTCTAAAAGCTGAAGATCTGTACTTGATCATAAAGAAAGAGGAAAGTGGTAGAAATCTGTTGATACTTGACATCAGAACACAAGCAGAGTATGCAAAGAACCATATATTTCATCCTTCCTGCATTAATATCCCCGAGGAAATGTTACAGCATGG AGTCTCTTTAAGCAACATTGACCGACGGCTAACGGAAAAGACGCGTCTGATGTGGCGAGAACGAGGTGACAAAAGACATATTGTGATTGTGGATAAATCCACAGAGGTTTCCCAAGTCACACCGGATTCCCTCATACAGAGGGTTAAGAATGCCATATACAAGTATGACTCAAACTGTTTTCTGCAAAGTGAACCGCTTATCCTGGATGGAGGGTTTGATAGCTGGCTTTGGCACTACCCCTCTCTTGCCACCAGGTCAGAACTACCCAAG GTTGATTCAGGGTCCGTACCCTCACTGGATAGCGGAGTCATATCAAACCTCTCTTCTCTTGATTACCCTGAACTACCAGAGGATGAACCACATCCTGCACAGCCCTCTACCCCTGTCATCAAGCAAGGGGACCCAAGCCCTTATGGGAGTGGCAAAGAGCCGTATCAAAATGGGTTATACCCAACAGTCAATGCTGGGGTAGTAAGTTCTCAGGGTACACAAGTTGAGCCTGATCAGACTGATAAGCAAGCTGGGAATGGCCCGATAACTCCGGGTTTGTCAATAAACAAACCAAGTAGTCATGTTATCAGACACCAGACGCCTGGTCCTTCCTTTACTGCCTCTAATCAAGGGCCAGGAAAAGGAGAAAGCCAGGTGGTGGACGGAAGTGTTGGGTCGCCCACTACTATGGATAGAAAAACAGTAGGCTATGATACCAATTTAGTCGACGAAACTAAAGTGCCACAGAATTCAAATGTTAATCGAGACAAAAAAGATATTGTGTATGCAAAACTCGATTTTCCAGGCAAACCGGAAAGCCAGCCAGGCATGGATAAACGTAAGTTGGGAGATGAAAAGCTTGATCACCCACTTCCCACCACCAAACAGAACAATTCAAGTAACTATGCGGAACTGGTATTTCCTGGGAAACCTGGAGGGCCACCAGTCAGCCAAGTACAAGGTTTTGCTCCAGGAAATGGTACAAGAAATATAACTAAAGAAAATACGGGTAAAGAGACATCAAAGACCCAACAGCCAGAACCTCGAGTACCCAAATCTTCTGGGTTCATAACAACTGCTGGTCTGCCCCATGGATGGGAGAAAGCTGTAGATCAGACAACTGGGAGAATCTTTTATCGTGATCACAACACTCAGACAACTCACTGGAACCCTCCACAGACAACCCAAAAGCCTACCTTGTTGCCGACCAGGCTACTGACACCAGCACAGCCATCAAATATCACACAAGCTCAGACCTCACACAGAACAACAGAAATAAATGGCTCGATAAGCACTGTGGGTAGACCGGATGGAGCAGTAGCAAGGCCACAGCCACATCGATCAGCCGAGCCTTCTATACCGACGCCTCACACAATGCAACAGGGGCAGCCCCCAGCGATTGAAATCAAGCAGCAACCGCAGCCCCCTGCTGTTGAACCACCCCCAGAGCCTAAGCCCAAGGCAAAACCAGCTACTCCAGACAGATTATTGCAGCCCACCAAGTCAAATTTGCGTCGTTCATTGTCTTCCCCCAACTTGGCGAAGCTAGAAGATGTTCCACTCAGACCTGAGATTAATAGATCAGCAAAGCCTGTTGAGCCGTCGCCTGTTCCTGCTAAGCCTTCCTTCACCCGCAGTACTAAGCCTGTCACTTTGAAGCTGGACTCGCTCAACCCGATTCATGGAGGACTGGGCTGCGGCCTAACTGGGCTACGAAATCTTGGCAATACGTGCTATATGAATTCTGTTCTTCAGTGCTTATTTAATACCGCGCCTTTGGCTGCCTACTTTGTGTCAGGCGCTTTCCGAGACGACATCAACAAGGAAAACCCTTTGGGTACCAGGG GTGAGCTAGCTGAGCAGTTCTCAATCCTGGTGCGTGCTACCAATTGTGGTCGCTTCAAGTCCTTATCACCCTTAGAATTCAAACGGCTTATTGGTAGGATCAAGACGTCATTTGCGGGTTATGACCAGCAGGACTCTCAGGAATTCCTGGCCCTTATGATGGACAAGCTACATGAGGATGTCTGCCAG ATTCGACACAAGCCCTACTTGAAGGCTCCCGATGACAACATAGATCCAGCTGAGGCAGCGAACATCACGTGGGATAATCACCGGAAGCGCAACGAGTCTCTAATGCTGAACCTGTTTGAC GGCATGTTCAAGTCTACCGTTCGCTGTCTCGTCTGCGCTAAGGATTCCGTGACGTATGAGACGTTCTCGAATCTAACTCTTCCCTTGCCTGGAAACAGTAACCACTGCTCGCTGCGG GACTGCATCAAGCTGTTCACGCGTGCCGAACGCATGTCTGGCGATGATATGTGGTACTGCCCGCGGTGTAAGCAGCACCGTGTAGCCAGCAAGCAACTCCAGATCTGGCGACTTCCGCCAATACTTATAGTACATCTGAAACG GTTCCAGTATGACGGGATGTGGCGGCAAAAGCTGCAGACAGCGGTATCCTTTCCTGTCGATGGCCTGGATATGAGTGGCTACATCACTGGCCCCACGAAGAGACCCGCCTATCACCTGTACGGGGTGTCCAACCACTACGGTACCATGCACGGTGGCCACTACACCGCCTTCTGTAAGAACGCGCACAACCAGCGATGGTTCAAGTTTGACGACCAGGTCGTCACGGAGATGAGTGCTAATGATATTGTG AGCTCAGCTGCATACCTCTTGTTCTACACTTCATTCGAGTTCACTCCCCCGAAACTAATTTAA
- the LOC125561304 gene encoding cell surface glycoprotein 1-like: MKLPTEDTPYPTHLSTDNRKGRPNLKLPTEDTPYPTHLSTDNREGRPNLKLSTEDTPYPTHLSTDNRKGRPDLRLPTEDTPYPTHLSTDNRKGRPNLKLPTEDTPYPTHLSTDTRKGRPNLKLPTEDTPYPIHLSTDKRKGRPNLKLPTEDTPNPTHLSTDNRKGRPNLKLPTEDTPYPTHLSTDNRKGRPNLKLPTEDTPNPTHLSTDNRKGRPNLKLPTEDTPNPTHLSTDNRKGRPNLKLPTEDTPYPTHLSTDNRKGRPNLKLPTEDTPYPTHLSTDNRKGRPNMKLPTEDTPYPTHLSTDTRKGRPNLKLPTEDTPYPTHLSTDNREGRPNLKLPTEDTPYSTHLSTDNREGRPNLKLPTEDTPYPTHLSTDTREGRPNLKLPTEDTPYPTHLLTDNRKGRPNLKLPTEDTPYPIHLSTDNRKGRPNLKLPTEDTPYPTHLSTDTRKGRPNLKLPTEDTPYPIHLSTDKRKGRPNLKLPTEDTPNPTHLSTDNRKGRPNLKLPTEDTPYPTHLSTDNRKGRPNLKLPTEDTPNPTHLSTDNRKGRPNLKLPTEDTPNPTHLSTDNRKGRPNLKLPTEDTPYPTHLSTDNRKGRPNLKLPTEDTPYPTHLSTDNRKGRPNLKLPTEDTPYPTHLSTDTREGRPNLILNIHSNSSIPGAV, encoded by the coding sequence ATGAAATTACCCACAGAGGACACACCTTACCCCACACATCTATCAACGGACAATAGGAAAGGACGTCCTAACCTGAAATTACCCACAGAGGACACACCTTACCCCACACATCTATCAACGGACAATAGGGAAGGACGTCCTAACCTGAAATTATCCACAGAGGACACACCTTACCCCACACATCTATCAACGGACAATAGGAAAGGACGTCCTGACCTGAGATTACCCACAGAGGACACACCTTACCCCACACATCTATCAACGGACAATAGGAAAGGACGTCCTAACCTGAAATTACCCACAGAGGACACACCTTACCCCACACATCTATCAACGGACACTAGGAAAGGACGTCCTAACCTGAAATTACCCACAGAGGATACACCTTACCCCATACATCTATCAACGGACAAAAGGAAAGGACGTCCTAACCTGAAATTACCCACAGAGGACACACCTAACCCCACACATCTATCAACGGACAATAGGAAAGGACGTCCTAACCTGAAATTACCCACAGAGGACACACCTTACCCAACACATCTATCAACGGACAATAGGAAAGGACGTCCTAACCTGAAATTACCCACAGAGGACACACCTAACCCCACACATCTATCAACGGACAATAGGAAAGGACGTCCTAACCTGAAATTACCCACAGAGGACACACCTAACCCCACACATCTATCAACGGACAATAGGAAAGGACGTCCTAACCTGAAATTACCCACAGAGGACACACCTTACCCCACACATCTATCAACGGACAATAGGAAAGGACGTCCTAACCTGAAATTACCCACAGAGGACACACCTTACCCCACACATCTATCAACGGACAATAGGAAAGGACGTCCTAACATGAAATTACCCACAGAGGACACACCTTACCCCACACATCTATCAACGGACACTAGGAAAGGACGTCCTAACCTGAAATTACCCACAGAGGACACACCTTACCCCACACATCTATCAACGGACAATAGGGAAGGACGTCCTAACCTGAAATTACCCACAGAGGACACACCTTACTCCACACATCTATCAACGGACAATAGGGAAGGACGTCCTAACCTGAAATTACCCACAGAGGACACACCTTACCCCACACATCTATCAACGGACACTAGGGAAGGACGTCCTAACCTGAAATTACCCACAGAGGACACACCTTACCCCACACATCTATTAACGGACAATAGGAAAGGACGTCCTAACCTGAAATTACCCACAGAGGACACACCTTACCCCATACATCTATCAACGGACAATAGGAAAGGACGTCCTAACCTGAAATTACCCACAGAGGACACACCTTACCCCACACATCTATCAACGGACACTAGGAAAGGACGTCCTAACCTGAAATTACCCACAGAGGATACACCTTACCCCATACATCTATCAACGGACAAAAGGAAAGGACGTCCTAACCTGAAATTACCCACAGAGGACACACCTAACCCCACACATCTATCAACGGACAATAGGAAAGGACGTCCTAACCTGAAATTACCCACAGAGGACACACCTTACCCCACACATCTATCAACGGACAATAGGAAAGGACGTCCTAACCTAAAATTACCCACAGAGGACACACCTAACCCCACACATCTATCAACGGACAATAGGAAAGGACGTCCTAACCTGAAATTACCCACAGAGGACACACCTAACCCCACACATCTATCAACGGACAATAGGAAAGGACGTCCTAACCTGAAATTACCCACAGAGGACACACCTTACCCCACACATCTATCAACGGACAATAGGAAAGGACGTCCCAACCTGAAATTACCCACAGAGGACACACCTTACCCCACACATCTATCAACGGACAATAGGAAAGGACGTCCTAACCTGAAATTACCCACAGAGGACACACCTTACCCCACACATCTATCAACGGACACCAGGGAAGGACGTCCTAACCTGATATTAAATATACATAGTAACTCCAGTATCCCGGGCGCAGTTTAG